ACCCCAAGAAATTGTTCAAGGTGGAGAAGTTCGTCCTTTACCTGGTAGCTTAGATAAAATACCCGTTTTTAACAGCAACAGTCCCGAATGGATTAAAACTGAAGGCGTTTTACTTTCTACTTTTAAACCTGATGGTAAAAAAGTTCCAGCCGCACATCTCAATTTCCCCTTTCAAGGACGATTTGATTTATTTGCTCACCACTATACCCACACTCCCAAAGATTTGCAAACGCTTTATTTGGGTGTAATGTTCCATAACCCTGGTAAAAAACCTATTACTGTAGATATTTTACAAGGTGCAAGTTATTTGATGGTAGATGCACCTTTTGTAACTTTAGCACCCTATGTAGAAAATAACGATGGTAAAGCCTTTGCCGGTCCAGGAAATAGGGCAGTAGCTGATGTGCTGAGGGGAGTACGTCAAAAGGATTTTCCGGCTAAATTGGTAATTCCTGCTGGGGGAAGTCGGATGTTATTAAATCATCCTATCCCCGTGCGAAATTTAGAAAAACCTGTAAATGGTCGGTCTAGCTTTTTCCGTTTGCGTAGTAGTGGGAAAGTTTATACGGCTAGTTTAGCGATGTTTGCTAAGAAAAATACTGATGGTACTGACCGTGCGCCAACTTTAGCCGAATGGCAAGATTTATTAAATAACGGTAATTTTGCAGGACCCAGGGATAAAATTCCCACACCGCCCGATGCTAAAGGAGGTCAGTTAATTTACGGACGGG
This genomic interval from Anabaena sphaerica FACHB-251 contains the following:
- a CDS encoding DUF3370 domain-containing protein, which encodes MQISQLRNQLIKPVFILISGLAITQTIGCTTFNSNNSENIADAQTPPKPAPQEIVQGGEVRPLPGSLDKIPVFNSNSPEWIKTEGVLLSTFKPDGKKVPAAHLNFPFQGRFDLFAHHYTHTPKDLQTLYLGVMFHNPGKKPITVDILQGASYLMVDAPFVTLAPYVENNDGKAFAGPGNRAVADVLRGVRQKDFPAKLVIPAGGSRMLLNHPIPVRNLEKPVNGRSSFFRLRSSGKVYTASLAMFAKKNTDGTDRAPTLAEWQDLLNNGNFAGPRDKIPTPPDAKGGQLIYGRVAGVSEGATWKANLVDNPKTQTLMIPQPGKAISYPIATLRSGRLGTEQSQTAKMLVRYPDTAYEAHGNYGVEYSLSLPLSNNTNKEQTVSVTLETPLKEDKLSQNGVRFRKPSLDFPFFRGTVRLRYADDDGKQQTRYVHLWHRTGQVLDPLVKVLLKPGTKRMVQLDVIYPPDSTPPQVVTVRTLEN